A part of Pectobacterium cacticida genomic DNA contains:
- a CDS encoding metal ABC transporter ATP-binding protein, with product MIALQELAFGYHGQPPLGTLNGCFHQGSLTAIIGANGTGKSTLLKTLAGLLPPISGSFRLDVDNQERAVGYLPQISEFDRRFPINVRDLVLMGSLPHRGLLRSINANWHRKATDALGAVAMADFADRYIGVLSGGQLQRVLFARLLLTQAPIILLDEPFTGIDEHTTQTLLRVIKQLNAEGRTILAVLHDLTMVEQHFPAILHLSPGGHRWGEALALLHEPRQVNGDRPTLRVVAS from the coding sequence ATGATTGCTTTACAAGAATTGGCTTTTGGCTATCACGGTCAGCCACCATTGGGTACGCTCAACGGCTGTTTCCATCAAGGTTCGCTAACCGCGATTATTGGTGCGAATGGCACAGGGAAATCAACGCTGTTGAAAACCCTGGCGGGGTTGCTGCCGCCGATTTCCGGTTCGTTCCGCCTCGACGTTGACAACCAAGAGCGCGCTGTAGGCTATTTACCCCAGATCTCCGAATTTGATCGACGCTTTCCTATCAATGTTCGCGATCTGGTTCTCATGGGGTCACTACCCCATCGCGGCTTGCTGCGGAGTATCAACGCCAACTGGCATCGAAAAGCGACCGATGCGCTCGGCGCCGTCGCCATGGCGGATTTCGCGGACCGATATATTGGCGTCCTGTCTGGCGGGCAGCTACAGCGTGTGCTCTTCGCACGGCTGTTGCTCACGCAAGCGCCGATCATCCTGTTGGATGAACCTTTTACTGGCATTGATGAACACACCACGCAGACGCTCTTGCGCGTGATTAAGCAACTTAATGCCGAAGGCAGAACCATACTGGCCGTATTGCACGATCTGACGATGGTCGAACAACATTTTCCAGCCATTTTACATCTTAGCCCTGGCGGCCACCGTTGGGGTGAGGCGCTCGCGCTATTACATGAGCCGCGCCAGGTTAACGGTGATAGGCCAACCCTCAGGGTCGTTGCATCATGA
- a CDS encoding metal ABC transporter permease: MMFLHLMTSPFTEFGFMRRALVGCLVITLSAAPLGCFLLLRRMSLIGDALSHAVLPGVAIGYLISGMSLLAMGIGGFIAGLSVAMLSGFVTRHTELKEDASFAGFYLGSLALGVTLVSLRGSSIDLLHVLFGSILAVDRYALIDIALIGSSSLLALAVIYRALVIESFDVTFLRIGAGRYRALIHGLFLSLVVLNLVAGFQLLGTLMTVGMMMLPAASARFWTQRLPVMLGVAVLQGALSSLIGLLWSYYTELPAGPAIILTMTLFFCFSVCVGHHGGLLRLRR, from the coding sequence ATGATGTTCCTTCACCTGATGACTTCACCCTTTACCGAATTCGGTTTTATGCGTCGGGCGCTGGTCGGCTGTCTGGTCATCACACTGAGCGCCGCGCCGCTGGGCTGTTTTCTGCTGCTGCGACGCATGAGTCTGATTGGCGATGCGCTGTCGCACGCGGTCTTACCCGGCGTCGCCATCGGCTATCTCATCTCCGGGATGTCGCTACTGGCGATGGGCATCGGCGGCTTTATCGCCGGATTGTCCGTCGCCATGCTCTCTGGCTTCGTCACCCGCCATACGGAACTTAAAGAGGATGCCAGCTTTGCCGGGTTTTACCTCGGTTCGTTAGCGCTCGGCGTCACACTGGTTTCACTACGCGGTTCCAGTATCGATCTGCTGCATGTGTTATTTGGATCGATTTTGGCGGTAGATCGCTATGCGCTGATCGATATTGCGTTGATCGGATCCAGTTCTTTGCTGGCGTTGGCGGTGATTTATCGCGCGCTGGTCATTGAATCGTTTGACGTCACTTTTCTGCGCATCGGGGCGGGTCGCTATCGGGCATTAATCCACGGCCTGTTTTTGTCGCTGGTGGTGCTCAATCTGGTCGCGGGGTTTCAGCTATTGGGCACGCTGATGACGGTCGGCATGATGATGCTGCCCGCCGCCAGCGCCCGATTCTGGACGCAGCGCCTGCCCGTAATGCTTGGTGTTGCCGTGCTACAAGGGGCGCTTAGCAGCCTCATCGGGCTGCTGTGGTCTTACTATACCGAGCTGCCCGCCGGCCCCGCCATCATTCTGACGATGACACTGTTTTTCTGTTTCTCTGTCTGTGTGGGTCACCACGGTGGGCTGTTACGCCTGCGCCGTTGA
- a CDS encoding metal ABC transporter substrate-binding protein produces MKRSLIAVVLSGLLLSPLAMAKNLNVVASFSVLGDMVDHIGGDRVTVTDLVKPNGDPHEFEPSPKDSKTLANADLVFVNGLGLEGWIDRLVTASGYQGDVITASNGIETRTMVEDGKTETDPHAWNSMSNGVVYAQNIVNALVKADPANADYYRQQGEAYIKQLQALDRYAKKTFAAIPAEKRKVLTSHDAFGYFGQAYGVTFLSPVGYSTESEASSKKVASLITQIKQEKVKSYFIENQTDSRLVKQIANASGAQPGGELYPEALTDANGPAATYTAAFKHNVDTLAASMK; encoded by the coding sequence ATGAAACGTTCATTAATCGCTGTTGTGTTATCTGGTCTACTGCTTAGCCCATTGGCGATGGCAAAAAATCTTAATGTCGTCGCCAGTTTTTCCGTGCTTGGCGATATGGTCGACCACATTGGCGGCGATCGCGTTACCGTGACCGACCTCGTCAAGCCGAATGGCGATCCCCATGAGTTCGAACCGTCGCCGAAAGACAGCAAAACACTGGCTAACGCCGATCTGGTTTTCGTTAACGGCCTGGGGCTGGAAGGCTGGATCGACCGCCTGGTCACGGCATCCGGCTATCAAGGCGATGTGATTACGGCCTCAAATGGGATTGAAACCCGCACCATGGTGGAAGATGGCAAAACGGAAACCGATCCCCATGCCTGGAATAGCATGAGCAACGGTGTCGTTTACGCGCAAAATATCGTTAATGCGCTGGTAAAGGCCGATCCCGCCAATGCCGATTATTATCGCCAGCAAGGTGAGGCTTATATTAAACAGTTACAGGCATTAGATCGCTACGCGAAGAAAACCTTTGCCGCTATTCCCGCGGAAAAACGCAAGGTGTTAACCAGCCATGATGCCTTCGGCTACTTCGGCCAGGCTTACGGCGTGACATTCCTGTCGCCAGTGGGCTACTCCACCGAATCTGAAGCCAGCAGCAAAAAAGTGGCCTCGCTGATTACGCAAATCAAACAAGAGAAAGTAAAAAGCTACTTCATTGAAAACCAGACCGATAGCCGTCTGGTGAAACAAATCGCCAATGCCAGCGGCGCGCAGCCCGGTGGAGAGTTATATCCAGAGGCGTTAACCGACGCTAATGGCCCCGCCGCAACTTATACCGCCGCGTTTAAACACAACGTCGATACCCTTGCCGCCAGTATGAAATAG
- the panS gene encoding ketopantoate/pantoate/pantothenate transporter PanS has translation MLATITRLFPLWAVLLSVAAYYSPTTFIGISPWVSWLLMLIMFGMGVTLNIADFKRVLIRPAPVIAGTFLHYLVMPLAAWALAKLFHMPPDLSAGMILVGSVASGTASNVMIYLAKGDVALSVTISSVSALVGVFATPLLTRFYVDTHIQVDVVGMLLSIVKIVIIPIGLGLIIHHSMNAVVKRVEPYLPAFSMICILLIISAVVAGSQGFIGSVGLIVVAAVILHNGIGLLSGYWGGKLFGFDESTCRTLALEVGMQNSGLAATLGKLYFSPLAALPGALFSVWHNLSGSLLAGYWSGKAVKKD, from the coding sequence ATGCTCGCCACAATTACCCGACTGTTCCCGCTGTGGGCCGTCTTGCTCTCTGTTGCCGCTTATTATTCTCCCACCACCTTTATCGGCATTAGCCCATGGGTTAGCTGGCTATTGATGCTGATTATGTTCGGTATGGGCGTAACGCTAAATATCGCGGATTTCAAACGCGTGCTGATCCGGCCTGCCCCCGTGATTGCGGGCACCTTCCTGCACTATCTGGTGATGCCGCTCGCGGCATGGGCGCTGGCTAAACTGTTTCATATGCCGCCCGACCTCTCCGCCGGAATGATCCTGGTCGGTAGCGTGGCCAGTGGCACCGCATCGAATGTCATGATCTATTTAGCCAAAGGCGACGTCGCTCTGTCAGTGACGATCTCTTCGGTATCGGCGCTGGTCGGCGTATTTGCCACACCATTGCTGACTCGCTTCTATGTCGATACGCATATTCAGGTCGATGTGGTGGGGATGCTGCTCAGCATCGTGAAAATCGTCATCATTCCTATCGGGCTAGGACTGATTATCCATCATTCGATGAATGCGGTGGTGAAGCGCGTCGAACCTTATCTACCCGCCTTTTCCATGATCTGTATTCTGCTCATTATTAGCGCCGTGGTCGCGGGTAGCCAGGGCTTTATCGGCTCTGTTGGCCTGATCGTCGTGGCGGCGGTTATCCTGCACAACGGCATCGGCCTGCTCAGTGGGTATTGGGGAGGCAAGCTATTTGGTTTCGATGAGTCAACCTGTCGCACGCTGGCGCTCGAAGTCGGTATGCAAAACTCTGGTCTGGCGGCGACACTTGGCAAACTCTATTTCTCGCCGCTGGCTGCACTGCCTGGCGCCTTGTTCTCGGTATGGCATAACCTGTCCGGGTCGCTGCTGGCGGGCTACTGGTCCGGTAAAGCCGTTAAGAAGGACTGA
- a CDS encoding DeoR/GlpR family DNA-binding transcription regulator has product MGIAVDPTLTDASRMSGERVRGQSRLDQIMDYLKSHNLVTVDELVSVIDASPATIRRDLIKLDEQGVISRSHGGVTLNRFIPSQPTTNEKLHRNLQEKQAIARYAATLVKPGSAVVLDAGTTMLELARNLTHLPLRVITADLQIALFLSEFRQIEVTIIGGRIDDSSQSCIGEHGRRLLRSIYPDIAFISCNSWSLDKGITTPTEEKAGVKQDLAANARRRILLADSSKYGAYSLFCVTPLADLTDIVTDAGLAEDVQAQLKAQPFTLTLV; this is encoded by the coding sequence ATGGGTATCGCCGTGGATCCTACATTAACCGATGCGTCCCGCATGAGCGGGGAGAGAGTCAGAGGGCAGAGTCGCCTTGATCAGATCATGGATTATCTGAAAAGTCATAATCTGGTGACGGTCGATGAGTTGGTTTCCGTGATCGACGCTTCCCCGGCGACGATTCGGCGAGATTTAATCAAGCTGGACGAGCAGGGTGTGATTAGTCGTAGTCACGGCGGCGTGACGCTTAATCGTTTTATTCCTTCTCAGCCGACCACCAATGAGAAACTGCATCGTAATCTTCAGGAAAAACAGGCCATCGCTCGCTATGCCGCCACGCTGGTGAAACCGGGCAGTGCGGTGGTGCTGGATGCGGGAACAACCATGCTGGAACTGGCGCGAAATCTGACGCACCTGCCGCTGCGGGTGATTACCGCAGATTTACAAATTGCGCTGTTTCTGTCCGAATTCAGGCAAATTGAAGTGACGATCATCGGCGGGCGGATTGATGACAGCAGTCAGTCCTGTATTGGTGAGCATGGTCGCCGCCTATTACGCAGTATTTATCCCGACATCGCGTTCATTAGCTGCAACTCGTGGAGTCTGGATAAAGGCATCACCACGCCGACGGAAGAGAAAGCGGGGGTAAAGCAAGACCTTGCCGCAAATGCCCGCCGCCGCATATTGCTCGCAGATAGCAGTAAATATGGCGCCTATTCGCTGTTTTGCGTTACGCCGCTTGCCGATTTGACGGATATTGTTACCGATGCGGGGTTAGCTGAGGACGTACAGGCGCAGCTTAAGGCGCAGCCATTTACTCTGACGCTGGTATAG
- a CDS encoding IclR family transcriptional regulator, with protein MPIIQSVERALRILDLFDEYNVEIKITDISTQIGLHKSTLHSLLKTLQVAGYIDQNKENGKYRLGMKLVERGNLVVNSIDIREKARSYLLDLASQTGQTTHLALLDGKEAVYIDKVEGKLAVITFSRIGRRLPLHSTAIGKVLMAFSSEDEVNALLQDYDFTRQTSNTLVDKEAYLKELASVRQQGYAIDNQENEQGVRCISVPIWNHARRIIAAISMSTLTNRVSDDDIKDYILLLKAASQALSQQLGYEGWKEERALAE; from the coding sequence ATGCCAATTATCCAATCGGTGGAACGCGCGTTACGTATTCTGGATCTCTTTGATGAATATAATGTAGAGATCAAGATTACCGATATCAGTACACAGATAGGGCTACACAAAAGTACCCTGCATTCCCTGTTGAAAACACTTCAGGTTGCTGGCTACATCGATCAAAACAAAGAAAATGGCAAATACCGCCTAGGTATGAAACTGGTTGAGCGCGGTAATTTAGTAGTAAATTCCATTGATATCCGCGAGAAAGCCCGTAGCTATTTGTTAGATTTGGCATCGCAAACCGGCCAGACCACTCACTTAGCCCTTCTTGATGGCAAAGAAGCCGTGTATATCGATAAAGTCGAAGGGAAACTGGCAGTCATCACGTTTTCCCGTATCGGGCGTCGTCTCCCCCTTCATTCAACAGCGATAGGTAAGGTTCTTATGGCTTTCTCATCGGAAGATGAAGTCAACGCGCTCCTGCAAGATTATGATTTTACTCGTCAAACATCTAATACACTTGTCGATAAGGAAGCCTACCTGAAAGAATTGGCCTCTGTACGCCAACAGGGTTACGCCATCGATAACCAAGAGAATGAGCAAGGCGTTCGCTGTATTTCTGTGCCTATTTGGAATCACGCTCGCCGCATCATCGCTGCAATTAGTATGTCCACATTGACCAATCGCGTATCGGACGACGACATTAAAGACTACATTTTGTTGCTGAAAGCAGCCTCACAAGCTTTGTCACAGCAACTTGGCTATGAGGGCTGGAAGGAAGAGCGCGCCCTGGCTGAATGA
- a CDS encoding gluconate:H+ symporter, producing the protein MPLFIVCIGIFFLLIFIMKLKLNTFVSLLIIAFGVALALGIPLNGVVKSIEKGLGSTLGHIALIFGVGAMLGRLIADAGGAHRIAVTLITRFGARRIEWAVVIASFIVGIALFFEVGLVLLVPILFTMSRQLNVSILHLGIPMASALLVTHGFLPPHPGPTMIAGEYGADIGTVLFYGVIVGAPTVVICGPLFNKVAKRIVPEGFNKVGNIESLGAQKTFLLEDTPGFGISLFTAMLPVILMSIATLISMIQQSLGMPDNILIDIIKLLGDASVAMVISLLFAICSMGLQRNIEIKTLMASCSSAAAGIGMMLLIIGGGGAFKQVLIDGGVGNYVAELFAGTSASPILLAWCVAAILRISLGSATVAAISTAGLVIPTLAQSDANLALVTLATGAGSAIASHVNDAGFWMIKEYFGLTMKETFATWTLLSTLVSVFGLIFILLLNMAI; encoded by the coding sequence ATGCCTCTGTTTATTGTCTGTATCGGTATATTTTTTCTTCTTATATTCATCATGAAGTTAAAACTAAATACCTTTGTATCCTTACTTATTATTGCTTTTGGCGTGGCGTTAGCACTCGGTATTCCTCTTAATGGTGTTGTTAAATCCATTGAAAAAGGATTGGGGAGTACACTCGGTCATATCGCATTAATTTTTGGCGTAGGTGCCATGCTGGGTCGATTGATAGCTGATGCTGGAGGTGCGCATCGTATCGCTGTAACATTAATTACTCGTTTTGGCGCTCGTCGTATTGAGTGGGCTGTCGTTATTGCCTCATTCATTGTCGGCATTGCCTTATTTTTCGAGGTGGGGTTAGTGCTATTAGTCCCTATCTTATTTACGATGTCGCGCCAATTAAATGTATCGATTCTTCATCTTGGAATCCCGATGGCTTCTGCATTATTGGTTACTCACGGTTTCCTCCCTCCCCACCCCGGTCCAACGATGATTGCCGGGGAATACGGTGCTGATATCGGAACCGTATTGTTCTATGGTGTTATCGTTGGCGCACCAACGGTGGTGATATGTGGCCCATTGTTTAATAAAGTGGCTAAACGCATCGTTCCTGAAGGATTCAACAAAGTAGGTAATATAGAATCGCTGGGCGCGCAGAAAACTTTTTTGTTAGAGGATACGCCAGGATTTGGTATTAGTTTATTTACCGCCATGCTTCCCGTTATTCTGATGTCAATCGCCACCTTAATATCAATGATTCAGCAGTCGCTAGGCATGCCAGATAATATACTCATTGATATTATAAAACTTTTGGGTGACGCATCGGTTGCGATGGTGATCTCCTTATTATTTGCTATTTGTTCAATGGGGCTGCAACGAAATATTGAAATAAAAACATTAATGGCATCTTGTAGCTCTGCTGCCGCGGGCATTGGGATGATGCTATTAATTATCGGCGGCGGTGGCGCGTTCAAGCAAGTCTTGATCGACGGTGGCGTCGGAAACTATGTGGCAGAGTTATTTGCTGGCACATCAGCATCGCCGATTCTTTTAGCGTGGTGTGTCGCCGCGATCCTACGCATTTCGCTGGGCTCAGCGACCGTGGCGGCTATCTCCACTGCGGGGCTTGTTATCCCAACGTTGGCGCAAAGTGATGCCAATCTGGCGCTAGTAACGTTGGCGACGGGAGCAGGAAGCGCCATTGCATCCCACGTTAACGATGCTGGTTTTTGGATGATTAAAGAATATTTTGGCTTAACCATGAAAGAAACGTTTGCAACCTGGACGCTACTTTCTACGCTAGTTTCTGTTTTTGGTCTGATCTTTATTTTGTTACTTAATATGGCGATTTGA
- a CDS encoding YjhG/YagF family D-xylonate dehydratase, protein MSINTIYHQDNAQIYDIQTHAEGPQGALPLTPEMLIDSPSGHIFGLTLNAGMGWDPNKLLGSEVLILGTQGGIRDTDGKPVALGYHTGHWEIGLQMRAAAEEVALHRGIPFAGYISDPCDGRSQGTTGMFDSLPYRNDAAVVFRRLIRSLPTRKAVIGVATCDKGLPAMMIALSSMHSLPTIIVPGGATLPPTQGEDAGKVQTIGARFANHDITLEEAAMLGCRACASPGGGCQFLGTAGTSQVVAEALGLALPHSALAPSGQAVWLEIARQSARAVLILERKGLSTKDILTDDAIENAMTVHAAFGGSTNLLLHIPAIAHAAGCRIPSVDDWTKINRRVPRLVSVLPNGPVYHPTVRAFLAGGVPEVMLHLRDLGLLHEDALTVTGECVGDNLAWWETSERRKVFRERLWELDGIRPDDVIMNPDQARERGLTSTITFPMGNIAPEGSVIKSTAIDASVVGDDGVYRHTGKARVFTSEALAIHAIKHGQIHQGDIMVIIGGGPSGTGMEETYQVTSALKHLPYGKHVSLITDARFSGVSTGACIGHVGPEALVGGPIGKLRDGDIIEIIIDRQKLSGSINFIGTSDQPLTPEEGAEALAARKVHPDLRPHAELPDDTRLWAALQAASGGTWKGCIYDADKIIDALHAGMKVLNDQ, encoded by the coding sequence ATGTCTATAAATACGATTTATCATCAGGACAATGCGCAGATTTATGATATTCAGACGCATGCGGAAGGGCCACAGGGAGCATTGCCGCTGACACCGGAAATGCTGATTGACTCACCGAGTGGCCATATATTTGGTTTGACTCTCAATGCCGGTATGGGGTGGGACCCAAATAAATTATTGGGCAGCGAAGTCTTAATTTTAGGAACGCAAGGCGGGATCCGCGACACGGATGGTAAACCCGTGGCATTAGGGTATCACACGGGGCATTGGGAAATTGGCCTGCAAATGCGTGCAGCGGCGGAAGAAGTTGCTCTTCACCGTGGAATCCCCTTCGCTGGTTATATCAGCGATCCTTGCGACGGTCGTTCTCAGGGAACTACCGGCATGTTTGATTCATTGCCCTATCGGAATGATGCGGCGGTTGTTTTTCGCCGCCTGATTCGCTCGCTTCCGACCCGCAAAGCCGTCATCGGCGTCGCTACCTGTGATAAAGGGCTACCCGCGATGATGATCGCACTATCTTCCATGCATTCCCTGCCGACGATCATCGTCCCTGGTGGGGCGACGTTGCCGCCAACTCAGGGCGAAGATGCCGGGAAAGTTCAGACCATCGGTGCGCGTTTTGCCAATCACGATATTACGCTGGAAGAAGCAGCGATGCTCGGCTGTCGTGCATGTGCATCGCCCGGTGGCGGTTGCCAGTTTCTTGGTACGGCAGGAACCTCTCAAGTGGTTGCCGAGGCGCTAGGGTTGGCGTTACCCCATTCGGCGCTGGCACCTTCTGGACAGGCGGTCTGGCTGGAAATCGCCCGTCAATCCGCTCGCGCGGTGCTGATATTGGAACGTAAGGGGTTAAGCACCAAAGATATTCTAACTGATGATGCTATTGAGAATGCGATGACGGTACATGCCGCATTCGGTGGATCAACCAATTTATTATTGCATATTCCGGCCATTGCACATGCTGCGGGGTGTCGAATCCCCAGCGTCGATGACTGGACTAAGATCAATCGGCGCGTGCCGCGTCTGGTGAGTGTCTTACCCAACGGCCCTGTCTATCATCCTACCGTGCGTGCGTTTTTGGCTGGCGGCGTGCCGGAAGTCATGTTGCACCTGCGCGATCTCGGGCTATTGCACGAAGATGCGCTGACGGTAACAGGGGAATGCGTGGGCGACAATCTCGCCTGGTGGGAAACCTCTGAACGACGGAAGGTATTCCGTGAGCGTTTGTGGGAATTGGATGGCATCCGTCCCGATGACGTCATTATGAACCCGGATCAGGCGCGCGAAAGAGGGTTGACGTCAACCATCACGTTCCCGATGGGGAACATTGCGCCAGAAGGGTCGGTGATTAAATCCACGGCCATAGATGCTTCCGTAGTCGGCGATGATGGCGTCTATCGTCATACCGGCAAAGCGCGAGTCTTTACCTCTGAAGCACTAGCGATCCATGCGATTAAGCATGGGCAGATTCATCAAGGCGATATCATGGTCATCATTGGCGGTGGGCCATCAGGTACGGGGATGGAAGAGACGTATCAGGTTACCTCGGCGCTGAAGCATTTACCTTATGGGAAGCATGTTTCTCTTATTACAGATGCCCGTTTTTCTGGTGTATCCACGGGCGCTTGTATCGGTCATGTCGGCCCTGAAGCCTTAGTCGGCGGCCCCATAGGCAAACTACGCGATGGCGATATTATTGAGATCATCATCGATAGGCAGAAATTGTCTGGTTCCATTAATTTTATCGGTACCTCCGATCAGCCATTGACGCCGGAAGAGGGCGCAGAAGCGTTGGCTGCGCGTAAGGTACATCCCGATTTACGTCCCCACGCAGAGCTACCCGATGACACCCGACTATGGGCGGCATTGCAGGCTGCAAGTGGTGGAACCTGGAAGGGGTGTATTTATGATGCTGACAAAATTATCGATGCCTTACATGCAGGTATGAAAGTATTAAATGATCAATGA
- a CDS encoding dihydrodipicolinate synthase family protein: MGCITAFTGIIPPVSSIFTDDGLLDVAGMQRVIDRLIAAGVDGLFFLGTGGEFSQMSTAERMALAEAVVPMVDRRVPVLIGVGSTNTREAVALSQHAEAIGADAVVAINPYYWHITEENLMEYYRAIATAVSLPVILYNFPTLTGQDLYPALVKRLADAHHNIVGIKDTIDSVAHLRDMIVTVKPAHPNFSVFCGFDDHLLNTLLMGGDGAISASANFAPELSVGIYQALRQGQLAEALAMHKTILQLPRLYQIDSPFVNVVKEAMVLVGMDISTTCLAPTQPLNSEQKAQVRQTLVDAGVLPKK; the protein is encoded by the coding sequence ATGGGGTGTATCACAGCGTTTACGGGAATTATCCCGCCGGTGTCATCAATCTTTACGGATGACGGCCTTTTGGATGTAGCGGGTATGCAGCGCGTGATTGATCGCTTGATCGCTGCGGGGGTGGATGGGCTGTTTTTCCTCGGTACGGGAGGTGAATTTTCACAGATGTCGACGGCGGAGCGTATGGCTCTGGCGGAAGCAGTAGTGCCTATGGTGGATCGCCGAGTTCCAGTATTGATTGGCGTGGGCAGTACCAACACGCGTGAAGCTGTTGCGTTGAGCCAACATGCTGAGGCCATTGGCGCCGATGCGGTGGTCGCCATTAATCCCTATTACTGGCATATTACCGAAGAGAACCTAATGGAATATTACAGGGCTATCGCCACTGCCGTTTCGCTCCCAGTAATTTTGTATAATTTCCCCACGCTCACTGGTCAGGATCTTTATCCCGCGCTAGTGAAACGTCTGGCTGATGCACATCACAACATTGTCGGTATAAAAGACACCATCGATTCTGTGGCGCATTTGCGCGATATGATCGTCACGGTGAAGCCTGCCCATCCCAATTTCTCAGTGTTCTGCGGTTTTGACGATCACTTATTGAATACCCTGCTAATGGGAGGCGATGGCGCAATTTCCGCCAGTGCCAATTTTGCACCGGAGTTGTCTGTTGGTATCTACCAGGCACTCCGTCAAGGGCAATTAGCGGAGGCACTGGCGATGCATAAAACTATTTTGCAATTACCGCGCCTTTATCAAATAGACAGCCCATTTGTGAATGTAGTGAAAGAAGCTATGGTGCTGGTGGGAATGGATATTTCTACTACCTGTTTAGCGCCGACCCAGCCATTAAATAGTGAGCAGAAAGCGCAGGTCCGGCAAACGCTCGTTGATGCCGGCGTGTTACCAAAAAAATAA